In the genome of Arthrobacter alpinus, the window GATTAGATGGCGACTCCGCATTCAAAGCTGCCAGCGGCTGTGGCGTTTTGCCGGGTCATTTTGGATTTAGAAGTTCATGACTATGGAGCGGTCTACGGAAAGGCTCAAAGCCGAGGCCACTTGGCCAAGGAGCCGACTACCTTGTGTTGTTCCGCATACATGCTCGAGGTCGATGGCAACCAGCTGGAAATGTTCTCGCCGGAGAAGAAGTGGAAGCGGTGCTCATGACACGTTGGATACATCACTGACGGCGCGCCATCCACGCTTGCGCCGGACTACCCATAGCTTTGAGCGCGACCCAGCGTTGCTCCCCCGAAGGTGAGAGTTAACCGGTTCGCTGCTGAGTTTCAAGAGACTCTATCGCTGGAGCTAGAGACATAAGTGAACATTTCTCACCACTCCCGATCCACATGGTCAACTCCGCGTCAGCACCTAGACATCCGATGTTATGCGTGCCAAAATTGCTCATTGTCACGCAAATCACAGCTATTTCCCGGAAATGCGTTGATAAACACCAGACCAATGTAGTTCAGGAGTTGTCAATGACCTTCGCACAGCCCACCCGCCGCCAAGCTCTCAAATTGGGCGGGGCACTCGCCCTCACACCCCTTGTCACCCAGCTTTTCCTCCAATCAGCATCCGCCAAGACGGCAACGCTCCCCGCCACAGTTCTGGCGCCCCACCCGGCTCTTTCCAGCCACGCGCTTTGGTACCAGCTTCCCGCCACAGATTGGCAGTCCGGCGCCCTTCCCATCGGCAACGGCCGCTTGGGCGCCATGCTCTTCGGCGATCCCTCGCAAGACAGAATCCAGTTCAACGAGCAGAGCCTTTGGGGCGGCGTCAACAACTACGACAACGCGTTGGCCGGCCAACCCGACGGAGCCTACGACACCAGCGTCACCGGATTCGGCTCCTACAGGAACTTCGGCGACGTCATTGTCAGCTTCGCCGAACGGCCCGTTGTCACCTCACCCGGTGGACCCTACAAGATCTGGGGCGCCGAAGGCGTGGACGCTTCCGTTGACAACAACACCGGCACCAAATGGTGCATCGATGGCCCTCCCTCAACCGTCACCTGGCAAATCAAACTGCCGTCCGGCGCAGTTGTCTCCAGATACACCTTCACCAGCGCCAACGATGTCCCTGCACGCGACCCGCAGAACTGGACCTTCTCAGGTTCCCAGAACGGCGAAAACTGGACCGTCTTGGATTCACGATCACTACCTGCGCCATTCGAAACCCGACTCCAAGCCAAGGAATTCACCGCAGCAAACCAGACTGCCTACTCCTTCTACAAGTTTGATTTCATGCCCAAGCCGGGAGTGAGTCACTTCCAGGTCTCGGAAATCTCCTTGGCCGGCGTCAGCATGGGCGGGCAGTCCGCCCTCTACCTCTCCTCCCCCACAGTCCAGTCCGACGGCGACGGTCAAGGCGCCGACATCATGCGCACCCTCGACGGGTCCCCAACAACGGCTTGGTCGGCACCCAACCCGGGATCCGGCGTCGTATGGCAGGCAGACCTTGGCAAGGCCGTAGCCCTGACCTCGTATTCCCTCACCTCCGCGCCGGAAAGCCCTAGCGACGATCCAACTCAGTGGGTCCTGGAAGGATCAAGCAACCGCCGCGACTGGGTTGTCCTGGATTCGCGCTCACCCGGGGCACCTTTCGCCTCACGTGGCCAAACCGCCTCCTTCCCCCTGCCCGGCGCTGCGACCTTCAGCTCCTACCGATTGACGCTGCGCGGAGCTGCCGGCGCCGCGAACCTGCGCATCGCCGAGGTGAGGTTGCAGGGCAACGACTTCGATTCCCGCGCAACATCTGCCGTGGCCGAGTACAAGCGCGCCTTGGACCCCACCATTGGCGTCCATCTCACTCAATTTGGCACCGCTGGCAACCGCGTCCTGCGAGAAGCATTCGCCAGCCGGACCGCAGATGTGATCGTGATGCGCTACGAAACAGACCGCCCCGGCGGACTCACGGCGTCGTTGGCGCTGTCATCAGGACAGGGCGTCACCACCACGGCCAGCGCCCCCTCGCGCTCCCTCACCTTCTCCGGGACCATGGCCAATCAGCTCAAACACGCGGCCACCCTGCGAATCGTCGACACCGACGGCACAGTAACAGGCGAAGGCGCGAGTCTGCGCGTTCAGGGTGCGTCCACCATGACCCTGATTCTCGATGCCCGCACCAATTACAAGCTCGACGCCGCAGCCGGTTGGCGCGGAGCCGATCCCGAACCCGGCATCACCGCGGCCATCAACGCCGCCTCGCTCAAGAGCTACGACGCCTTGCGCGCCGAGCACCAGAGCGAACTCTCGCCGCTCATGTCCCGCGTCTCAGTTGATTGGGGTACGACGCCGGAGAACGTCGCCAAGGTGCCCACCGACGTCCGGCTCGCGACTTACGGGGCCGGGCAGGATGATCCCAGCTTGGAGCAAACCATGTTTGCCTACGGCCGTTACCTGCTGCTTGGTTCCTCCCGGCCCGGTGGCCTGCCGGCCAACTTGCAGGGCCTGTGGAATGACAGCAACCAGCCGGCTTGGGCCTCGGATTACCACACCAACATCAACGTCCAGATGAACTACTGGGGCGCCGAAACCACCAACCTGGCTGAAAGCCACGAACCACCAACCTGGCTGAAAGCCACGAACCACTCATCGAGTTCATCAAACAAGTTGCGGTGCCCAGCCGGGTCGCCACCCGCAACGCATTTGGAGCGGACACTCGCGGCTGGACGGCCAGGACCAGCCAGAGCATCTTCGGTGGCAACTCGTGGGAGTGGAACACCGTTGCCAGCGCTTGGTATGGCCAACACATTTACGAGCACTGGGCCTTTACACAGGACAAGGCCTACCTGCGCGAGACGGCTGTTCCGCTCCTGAAGGAGATCTGCCAGTTCTGGGAGGACCGGCTGGTGTTGGATGCCAACGGCAAGCTGGTGGCCCCGGATGGATGGTCGCCCGAACATGGGCCCCGCGAAAACGGTGTCATGTATGACCAGCAGATCATCTGGGACCTCTTCCAGAACTACGTTGACTGCGAGGCCGCAGCGGGATTGGACCCGGACTATCAGGCTCGCGTCCAAGAGCTGCAGAACAAGTTGGCCCCCAACAAGATTGGGAAGTGGGGTCAATTGCAGGAATGGCAAGCAGACAGGGATGACCCCGCCGATATCCACCGCCATACTTCCCACTTGTTCGCGGTGTACCCGGGGCGTCAAATCAATCTGGCAGAATCACCGGAACTGGCCGCGGCCGCGTTGGTCTCATTGAAAGCACGCTGCGGCGAGAAGGACGGAACG includes:
- a CDS encoding glycosyl hydrolase family 95 catalytic domain-containing protein; the encoded protein is MPSRVATRNAFGADTRGWTARTSQSIFGGNSWEWNTVASAWYGQHIYEHWAFTQDKAYLRETAVPLLKEICQFWEDRLVLDANGKLVAPDGWSPEHGPRENGVMYDQQIIWDLFQNYVDCEAAAGLDPDYQARVQELQNKLAPNKIGKWGQLQEWQADRDDPADIHRHTSHLFAVYPGRQINLAESPELAAAALVSLKARCGEKDGTPFTEGSVSGDSRRSWTWPWRAALFARLGEAERARFMVRGLLSFNTLPNLFCNHPPFQMDGNFGITGAVAEMLIQSHTGTIHLLPALPASWADGAFTGLRARGGYQIDCTWKSGKVTEVVVIGDKSPNQGNITIRMNGKDYKVKPTKPGHKTKPFSPS